Proteins encoded together in one Chryseobacterium sp. G0201 window:
- a CDS encoding DUF3408 domain-containing protein: MENENKRSNNTKVDEEQVMAIIAKSTTQLHPVERPKESLEEKPIVKEKSKPKKILDAGYGERFLNSHSMTRRGEKSIYIRQEHHERLSRIIQVIGEEKIPLYAYLDNILEHHFEMFEKAITEDFNKKYKTIF, encoded by the coding sequence ATGGAAAATGAGAATAAAAGAAGTAATAATACAAAGGTAGATGAAGAGCAAGTAATGGCAATCATTGCAAAAAGCACAACGCAGCTCCATCCTGTGGAAAGACCAAAAGAATCTCTCGAAGAGAAGCCGATAGTTAAGGAAAAATCGAAACCGAAAAAAATACTCGATGCGGGTTACGGTGAGCGTTTCCTGAACAGTCACTCGATGACACGAAGGGGTGAAAAAAGTATATACATTCGACAGGAACATCATGAGCGTTTATCTCGTATCATACAGGTAATAGGTGAGGAAAAGATTCCGCTTTACGCCTATCTCGACAATATTCTTGAACATCATTTTGAAATGTTTGAGAAAGCTATTACAGAAGATTTCAACAAAAAATATAAAACCATTTTTTAA
- a CDS encoding DUF4133 domain-containing protein — translation MNNYNINKGIGRTVEFKGLKAQYLFIFAGGLLGILILVMVIYMAGVNSYACLLTGVSGASLIIWQTFSLNRKYGEHGLMKLGARKSHPKYIICRRSIYRCLKVQPKIPVG, via the coding sequence ATGAATAATTACAATATTAATAAAGGGATTGGAAGGACGGTAGAATTTAAGGGACTCAAAGCGCAGTACCTGTTCATTTTTGCAGGTGGTTTATTGGGCATCCTTATTCTGGTGATGGTGATTTATATGGCAGGGGTTAATTCTTACGCGTGCCTTCTTACGGGAGTGAGCGGAGCCTCACTGATCATCTGGCAGACCTTTTCGCTCAACAGGAAATATGGTGAGCATGGACTGATGAAACTGGGCGCGAGGAAAAGTCACCCAAAGTATATTATCTGCCGCAGGTCTATTTACCGCTGTTTGAAAGTGCAACCGAAAATACCTGTAGGATGA
- the traK gene encoding conjugative transposon protein TraK, giving the protein MEFKTLRNIENSFRQIRLYAIIFAVLCTSVMGYAIWQSYHFAEQQRQKIYVLDNGKSLMLALAQDVTINRPVEAKEHVRRFHELFFTLAPDKNAIESNMKRAFNLADKSAFNYYKDLSEKGYYNRIISGNIQQRIEVDSVLCNFDTYPYAVRTYAKQFIIRSSNLTERSLVTSCYLVNSVRSDNNPQGFNIEKFSVLENKDLQVVER; this is encoded by the coding sequence ATGGAATTTAAAACACTTAGAAATATTGAAAACAGTTTTCGCCAGATCAGACTATATGCCATCATTTTTGCAGTGCTGTGTACTTCGGTTATGGGATACGCCATCTGGCAGTCTTACCATTTCGCTGAGCAGCAACGGCAAAAGATTTATGTGCTCGACAATGGTAAATCCTTGATGCTTGCATTAGCTCAGGATGTCACAATCAACCGTCCGGTGGAAGCAAAAGAACATGTGCGCCGTTTTCACGAACTGTTTTTTACGCTGGCTCCTGATAAAAACGCCATCGAAAGTAATATGAAAAGAGCATTTAACCTGGCAGATAAAAGTGCTTTCAATTATTACAAGGATCTTTCAGAGAAAGGCTATTACAACAGGATTATTTCAGGCAATATCCAACAGCGGATAGAAGTGGACAGTGTGCTGTGCAATTTTGATACTTACCCATATGCGGTACGTACTTATGCTAAACAATTCATCATCCGGTCCAGCAACCTAACAGAAAGAAGCCTTGTAACCTCCTGTTATCTGGTTAATTCCGTTCGATCCGATAACAACCCGCAAGGCTTTAATATCGAGAAATTCAGCGTGCTGGAAAATAAGGATTTACAAGTCGTTGAGCGCTAA
- a CDS encoding conjugal transfer protein TraD, whose amino-acid sequence METLIVICLLVVIFLLLEDKIIINKSQIQKENQQKTDIILPKIMGLPKAVTRLSTPKNASESQSIEPEKESNNLANEIKEEDFDIEIPQEEPEKVLDQMPDFEDEEKEWGQYRVSDGEDGFATGVTFEELSTVGMLLSQEMSEPSLERKAVEIVQKIQGTELFSLLENSIEGASRKIAKLLDRSLSLEADSGSSILRKNDLRDFDIGNFV is encoded by the coding sequence ATGGAAACACTCATTGTAATATGCCTGCTCGTGGTGATCTTTCTACTTCTAGAGGATAAAATCATCATCAACAAAAGCCAGATCCAGAAAGAAAACCAGCAGAAAACTGACATCATTTTGCCGAAAATAATGGGCTTGCCGAAGGCTGTAACAAGACTTTCGACGCCAAAGAATGCCTCTGAAAGCCAAAGTATTGAACCCGAAAAGGAATCGAATAATTTAGCCAATGAAATCAAAGAAGAAGATTTCGATATAGAAATTCCGCAGGAAGAACCGGAGAAAGTTTTAGACCAAATGCCTGATTTTGAAGACGAGGAAAAAGAGTGGGGGCAATATAGAGTATCTGATGGTGAAGACGGTTTTGCCACAGGGGTCACCTTTGAAGAACTGAGTACCGTGGGGATGTTGCTTAGCCAAGAAATGTCTGAGCCATCTTTAGAAAGGAAAGCGGTGGAAATAGTTCAGAAAATACAGGGAACCGAACTCTTTAGTTTATTAGAGAACTCTATAGAGGGTGCTTCGAGAAAAATAGCTAAGCTTTTGGATCGAAGCCTTTCGCTTGAAGCAGACTCCGGTTCTTCCATTCTGCGGAAGAATGATTTAAGAGATTTTGATATTGGAAACTTTGTTTAA
- a CDS encoding DUF4134 domain-containing protein — MEKQRKKLMLAGLILLSVSGVFAQGNGSAGINEATQMVTSYFDPATKLIYAIGAVVGLIGGVKVYNKFSSGDPDTSKTAASWFGACIFLIVAATILRSFFL, encoded by the coding sequence ATGGAGAAACAACGAAAAAAGCTGATGCTGGCAGGGTTGATTTTACTGTCGGTTTCTGGGGTGTTTGCGCAGGGAAATGGTTCTGCGGGAATCAATGAAGCCACCCAAATGGTGACTTCTTATTTTGATCCAGCCACCAAGCTGATCTATGCTATTGGTGCAGTAGTAGGACTGATCGGGGGGGTAAAGGTTTATAATAAGTTTAGCTCTGGAGATCCGGACACGAGCAAAACAGCAGCAAGCTGGTTTGGTGCCTGTATTTTTCTGATTGTGGCGGCTACGATCTTACGTTCATTCTTCCTTTAA
- a CDS encoding DUF4141 domain-containing protein, which translates to MKQFMLMAFAALLLGFTPAKAQFVVTDPTNLAQGIVNSAQQIVQTSSTVTNTLKSFQEVQKVYTQGKEYYDKLKAVTNLVKDARKVQQTVLMVGNISELYVNNFGKMINDPNFSPQELTAIAFGYSKLLNESGDLLKDLKEIINASSLSMNDKERMEIIDRVYKEVSEYQKLVRYYTNKNISVSYLRGKKKNDAQRVLQLYGNSNQKYW; encoded by the coding sequence ATGAAACAATTTATGTTAATGGCATTTGCTGCCCTATTATTAGGGTTTACGCCCGCCAAAGCTCAATTTGTGGTTACAGATCCGACCAATCTTGCCCAAGGTATTGTGAATAGCGCCCAGCAGATTGTACAAACCTCCAGCACCGTCACCAATACGCTGAAGAGTTTTCAGGAAGTGCAGAAAGTCTACACGCAGGGAAAAGAGTATTACGATAAGCTTAAAGCAGTCACCAATCTGGTTAAGGATGCCCGAAAGGTCCAACAGACGGTACTCATGGTCGGAAATATTTCGGAATTGTATGTGAACAATTTTGGGAAAATGATTAATGATCCCAACTTCTCACCGCAGGAATTAACGGCCATAGCGTTCGGTTACTCCAAACTATTAAATGAAAGCGGAGATCTGCTCAAAGACCTCAAGGAAATCATTAATGCGTCCAGCCTTTCGATGAATGATAAGGAGCGTATGGAAATAATTGACAGGGTATACAAGGAAGTCAGCGAATACCAAAAATTGGTTCGGTACTATACTAACAAAAATATTTCTGTCAGCTACCTGAGAGGCAAAAAGAAAAACGATGCACAGCGTGTACTTCAGTTATATGGCAACTCTAATCAAAAATATTGGTAA
- the mobA gene encoding conjugal transfer protein MobA, translated as MEDNITSKQNKGGRKLKKNPAIFRYSISLNEEENNRFRSLFQQSGMKVMAHFITACVFQKTIKTVKIDVSAMDYHVRLTNLYGQFRSVGINYNQVVKIMYHNFSEKKAAAYLFKLEKQTIEMVKLIQEIIHLTQEFETKHLK; from the coding sequence ATGGAAGATAATATTACGTCCAAACAAAATAAAGGAGGCCGAAAACTTAAAAAGAATCCTGCCATATTTCGGTATTCGATAAGTCTCAATGAGGAAGAAAACAACCGTTTCCGCTCGCTCTTTCAGCAATCTGGAATGAAAGTAATGGCACATTTTATTACAGCATGCGTGTTTCAGAAAACAATTAAAACCGTGAAAATTGATGTTTCAGCTATGGATTATCATGTACGGTTGACTAATTTGTATGGTCAATTCAGGTCGGTTGGTATAAATTACAATCAGGTTGTCAAAATTATGTATCACAACTTTTCTGAAAAAAAAGCCGCTGCCTATCTCTTTAAACTCGAAAAACAAACCATTGAAATGGTAAAATTAATTCAGGAAATCATTCATTTGACTCAGGAATTTGAAACCAAACACCTTAAATAA
- the mobB gene encoding conjugal transfer protein MobB: protein MVAKIGKGANMLGALIYNQQKVDKENGQILFTQRIAETVNGKYSASQLYRSFEFYLTANHKVEKPVLHISLNPDPKDKVNDEQFISIAQQYMTEMGYGQQPFVVFKHTDTERTHIHIVSTCVTLDGKKISDKFDHPRSMEICRTIEKKYNLIAATEQSLSQNEKIFSLVDYKKGDIKSQLAAVVRYLPKHYRFQSLGEYNTLLSLFNITAEEVKGELQGKAKQGLVYFALNENKEKVSNPFKASLFGKDAGYLKLQSHFEQNQEVLKKEKTKTILIDSIDVAMHTAEGEKGFKQQLLEQGINTVVRRNLDGRIYGITFIDHNSKIVWNGSRLGKNFSANVFNEWWSNNQKPQFKNTEPVKTSLKTQSGDQNIVEKAHPIFDFLDKNEPVFSHDETSFMESFGGLLPEVLGDDFEELNFENQIKKKKRKRGSQK, encoded by the coding sequence ATGGTTGCAAAAATTGGTAAAGGAGCAAATATGTTGGGAGCACTCATCTATAATCAACAAAAAGTAGACAAGGAAAATGGCCAAATTTTATTCACACAAAGGATAGCTGAAACAGTAAATGGCAAATATTCAGCGTCACAATTATACCGTTCCTTTGAGTTCTACCTCACAGCAAACCATAAAGTAGAGAAGCCTGTATTACATATTTCATTGAATCCTGATCCTAAAGATAAAGTTAACGATGAACAGTTCATATCCATAGCGCAGCAATATATGACAGAAATGGGCTATGGACAACAGCCTTTTGTTGTGTTCAAACATACCGATACCGAGCGCACTCACATTCATATCGTATCAACCTGTGTAACCTTGGATGGAAAAAAAATTTCAGATAAATTTGACCATCCCCGCTCAATGGAAATTTGCAGAACCATTGAAAAAAAATATAATTTGATTGCTGCGACAGAACAGAGCCTATCTCAAAATGAAAAAATTTTCAGTCTTGTAGATTATAAAAAGGGGGATATTAAGAGCCAGCTTGCCGCTGTGGTGCGGTACTTACCAAAACATTACCGCTTTCAAAGTTTAGGAGAATACAATACTCTATTGTCACTCTTCAACATTACTGCTGAAGAAGTTAAAGGTGAATTACAGGGCAAAGCTAAGCAGGGACTGGTATATTTTGCCCTCAATGAAAATAAAGAAAAGGTCAGTAACCCTTTTAAGGCATCTCTATTTGGAAAAGATGCAGGATACTTAAAGCTTCAAAGCCATTTTGAACAAAACCAGGAAGTCCTTAAAAAAGAAAAGACAAAAACTATACTTATAGATTCCATAGATGTTGCAATGCATACCGCCGAGGGTGAGAAAGGTTTCAAACAGCAATTACTTGAACAGGGCATCAATACAGTGGTTCGGCGAAATCTGGATGGACGTATATATGGCATTACCTTTATTGATCACAATTCTAAAATAGTATGGAACGGATCTCGTTTAGGTAAAAATTTTTCGGCTAATGTATTTAATGAATGGTGGAGTAACAACCAGAAGCCCCAATTCAAAAATACTGAACCGGTAAAAACATCTTTAAAAACGCAATCTGGAGATCAAAATATTGTTGAAAAAGCACATCCTATTTTTGATTTTCTTGATAAAAATGAGCCTGTGTTCTCACATGACGAAACTAGCTTCATGGAATCTTTTGGAGGTTTACTTCCTGAAGTTCTTGGTGATGACTTTGAAGAATTAAACTTTGAGAATCAAATTAAGAAGAAAAAGCGAAAGCGTGGAAGCCAAAAGTAA
- a CDS encoding TraG family conjugative transposon ATPase: MRNVSKATTLESKFPLLAVENHCIISKEADVTACFRVYLPELFTVAAPEYEAIHSAWHKAIKTLPDYTVIHKQDWYIKENYSPDLAKDDMSFLAKSYQQHFNERPFLNHYCYVFITKTSKDRMRMQSNFSTLCKGVLVPKEIRDKEAVSRFMESVSQFERIVNDCGFVKLERLSEEDITGSSGKQGLLDQYFTLSRQAGTALQDIAIGAEEMRIGNNRLCLHTLSDTDELPGTVSTDTRFEKLSTDRSDCRLSFAAPVGLLLNCNHIYNQYLFLDNSDDNLKKFEKSARNMHSLGRYSRSNQINKEWIERYLNEAHSYGLSSIRAHFNVMAWSDDPSQLKQLKNDTGSALALMECKPHHNTTDVATLYWAGIPGNAGDFPSEESFYTFIEPALCFFSEETNYQNSLSPFGIKMADRLTGNPIHLDISDLPMKKGIITNRNKFILGPSGSGKSFFTNHMVRQYYEQGAHVLLVDTGNSYQGLCELIKGKTKGEDGVYFTYTEDNPIAFNPFYTDDGVFDIEKRESIKTLVLTLWKRDDEPPTRAEEVALSNAVSGYIEKIKKENEHPSFNGFYEYVKGDYRKILGEKEVREKDFDLANFLNVLEPYYKGGEYDYLLNSDKQLDLLSKRFIVFEIDAIKDHKILFPIVTIIIMEVFINKMRRLKGIRKLILIEEAWKAIAKEGMAEYLKYLFKTVRKFFGEAIVVTQEVDDIIHSPIVRESIINNSDCKILLDQRKYMNKFDDIQAMLGLTDKEKAQVLSINMNNDPSRFYKEVWIGLGGTHSAVYATEVSAQEYLAYTTEETEKLEVMQLAKELGGNVELAIKRIAAAKVENQ, from the coding sequence ATGAGAAATGTAAGTAAAGCAACTACGCTGGAAAGTAAATTTCCATTATTGGCGGTAGAAAACCATTGTATTATTTCGAAGGAAGCTGATGTTACAGCATGTTTTAGGGTTTACCTGCCAGAACTGTTTACGGTGGCTGCACCTGAATACGAAGCGATCCATTCTGCATGGCATAAGGCTATTAAAACATTGCCCGATTATACGGTAATCCATAAACAGGATTGGTATATCAAAGAAAACTATTCACCTGATTTGGCTAAAGATGACATGAGTTTTTTGGCAAAGTCCTACCAGCAGCATTTTAACGAGCGCCCTTTTCTGAACCACTACTGTTATGTGTTTATTACCAAAACCTCAAAAGACAGAATGAGAATGCAGAGCAATTTCTCTACACTCTGCAAAGGGGTGCTGGTACCTAAAGAAATCAGGGACAAAGAAGCGGTTTCCAGGTTTATGGAAAGCGTAAGCCAGTTTGAAAGAATTGTTAACGACTGCGGTTTTGTGAAATTGGAAAGGTTAAGTGAAGAAGATATTACCGGTAGCAGTGGCAAGCAAGGATTACTCGATCAGTATTTTACCTTATCAAGACAAGCTGGAACCGCTTTGCAGGATATTGCAATCGGCGCTGAAGAAATGAGGATAGGTAATAACAGGCTGTGCCTGCATACTTTATCAGATACCGATGAGCTGCCTGGTACCGTTTCTACAGATACGCGATTTGAAAAGCTTTCTACCGATCGGAGCGACTGCCGTTTATCCTTTGCAGCTCCGGTGGGACTGCTCTTAAACTGTAATCACATTTACAACCAATATCTGTTTCTGGATAACAGTGATGATAACTTAAAAAAATTTGAGAAATCTGCAAGGAATATGCATTCACTGGGCAGGTATAGTAGAAGTAACCAAATTAATAAGGAATGGATTGAACGCTACCTGAACGAAGCGCATTCCTATGGTCTTTCTTCGATTCGGGCGCACTTCAATGTGATGGCATGGTCTGATGATCCATCCCAATTGAAACAATTGAAGAATGATACTGGTAGTGCACTAGCACTGATGGAATGTAAACCCCATCATAATACTACGGACGTGGCTACATTATATTGGGCAGGTATTCCCGGCAATGCAGGCGATTTCCCGAGTGAAGAGAGTTTTTACACGTTTATAGAGCCAGCATTATGCTTTTTCTCCGAAGAAACCAATTACCAAAACTCACTGTCCCCGTTCGGTATCAAAATGGCGGACCGTTTAACCGGAAACCCTATTCATTTGGATATTTCAGATCTGCCGATGAAAAAAGGAATCATCACCAACCGGAACAAATTTATTTTGGGTCCATCGGGCAGTGGTAAGTCATTTTTTACCAACCATATGGTCAGACAGTATTATGAGCAGGGAGCCCATGTATTATTGGTTGATACCGGGAATTCATATCAGGGATTATGTGAGCTGATTAAAGGAAAAACTAAAGGAGAGGATGGGGTTTATTTCACCTATACCGAAGATAATCCGATTGCTTTTAACCCTTTTTACACTGATGATGGTGTCTTTGATATTGAAAAAAGAGAAAGTATCAAAACGCTGGTACTAACGCTCTGGAAGCGTGATGATGAACCTCCAACGCGCGCAGAGGAAGTTGCGCTTTCCAATGCCGTAAGCGGTTATATTGAAAAGATCAAAAAGGAAAACGAGCATCCTTCTTTTAACGGATTCTATGAGTATGTAAAAGGTGATTATCGCAAGATTCTTGGGGAGAAAGAAGTAAGGGAAAAAGATTTTGATCTGGCCAATTTTTTAAATGTATTGGAACCTTACTATAAAGGTGGGGAATATGACTATCTCCTTAATTCCGATAAGCAGCTTGACCTGCTTTCCAAGCGCTTTATTGTGTTTGAAATTGATGCGATCAAGGACCACAAAATCCTTTTTCCCATTGTCACGATCATCATTATGGAGGTCTTCATAAACAAAATGAGAAGGCTCAAAGGGATCAGAAAGCTCATATTAATTGAAGAAGCCTGGAAAGCCATTGCCAAGGAAGGGATGGCAGAATATTTAAAATACTTGTTTAAAACGGTTAGGAAATTCTTTGGTGAAGCGATAGTTGTTACACAAGAGGTAGATGATATTATCCACTCGCCAATTGTAAGAGAAAGTATCATTAATAATTCGGACTGTAAAATTCTGCTTGACCAGCGTAAGTACATGAATAAATTCGATGACATTCAGGCGATGTTGGGACTGACCGATAAGGAAAAAGCACAGGTTTTATCCATCAATATGAATAACGATCCCTCCCGCTTTTACAAGGAAGTTTGGATAGGACTGGGTGGCACCCACTCGGCGGTATATGCTACCGAAGTGTCGGCCCAAGAGTATCTCGCCTATACGACCGAGGAAACAGAAAAGCTTGAAGTCATGCAGCTTGCAAAAGAACTCGGCGGAAATGTTGAGCTGGCAATCAAAAGGATTGCTGCCGCTAAAGTCGAAAATCAATAA
- the traJ gene encoding conjugative transposon protein TraJ encodes MEFDNLHEVLRSLYDEMLPMSATMAAVAKGIAGLGALFYVALKVWQALSRAESIDVFPLLRPFALGLCIMFFPTIVLGTINAVLSPVVKGTHSMLENQVLDLNKLQVQKDQLEREAMLRNPEQAYLISDEEFDKKLEELGWSPSDLGTMAGMYMERGSYQLEQKIKNWFRDLLEILFQSAALVIDTIRTFFLIVLSILGPIAFAISVWDGFQSTLSQWISRYVSVYLWLPVADIFSAMLAKLQSLMLEKDIANLSDPNFIPDGSNTIYLIFMIIGIVGYFTVPTVTGWIIQAGGAGNFMRNVTQTAQKAGNVASAGAGAAAGNVSGQLMK; translated from the coding sequence ATGGAATTTGATAATCTTCACGAAGTCCTGCGCTCGTTATATGATGAGATGCTTCCGATGTCCGCTACGATGGCAGCGGTTGCAAAAGGTATTGCAGGCTTGGGTGCATTATTTTATGTTGCGCTTAAAGTATGGCAGGCACTAAGCCGTGCCGAATCGATCGATGTATTTCCACTTTTAAGACCATTTGCACTGGGCCTTTGTATTATGTTTTTTCCAACCATCGTGCTGGGAACCATTAATGCAGTGCTTAGTCCTGTAGTCAAGGGTACACATAGTATGCTCGAAAACCAGGTTCTGGATCTTAATAAACTACAGGTACAAAAAGACCAGTTGGAACGGGAAGCGATGCTGCGAAACCCAGAACAGGCGTATTTAATTTCCGACGAAGAATTTGATAAAAAGCTGGAAGAACTGGGCTGGTCACCTTCGGATCTTGGAACAATGGCAGGAATGTACATGGAACGGGGAAGCTATCAGTTGGAGCAGAAAATTAAAAACTGGTTCCGCGATTTGCTTGAAATTCTCTTTCAGTCGGCGGCATTGGTCATTGATACAATACGTACATTCTTTCTGATTGTGTTGTCTATACTGGGCCCAATCGCATTTGCTATCTCCGTCTGGGATGGTTTTCAGTCGACATTAAGCCAGTGGATATCCCGTTATGTGAGCGTGTATTTATGGCTTCCCGTTGCAGATATTTTCAGCGCTATGCTGGCTAAACTTCAATCGTTGATGCTCGAAAAAGACATTGCGAACCTGTCTGACCCCAATTTCATACCCGACGGATCTAACACGATCTACCTGATTTTTATGATTATCGGCATAGTGGGTTATTTCACGGTACCGACAGTAACAGGCTGGATTATTCAGGCTGGTGGTGCCGGTAATTTCATGCGTAATGTTACACAAACCGCGCAGAAAGCTGGAAATGTTGCAAGTGCGGGGGCAGGTGCAGCGGCAGGGAATGTAAGCGGCCAACTTATGAAATAA
- a CDS encoding ParA family protein — MDKKNKTLFIAFASQKGGVGKSTFTAIVASVLHFRMGYNVAVFDCDYPQYSLMQMRERDLQSIMHNEIFKKLAYRQFSTINKKAYPIMQCRADEALSEAERFIESSSITIDIIFFDLPGTVNTSGLLNTLAGIQHIFSPITADRLVMESTLRFTDVMANVLMKKGSTSIETIQLFWNQVDRREKSPLYESYEKVITDLGLHLMDSRITDSKRFRKESESVAKTIFRSTLLPPDEKLMKSCHLDLFIDEFLRTIKL; from the coding sequence ATGGACAAAAAAAACAAAACCTTATTTATCGCTTTTGCAAGCCAAAAAGGAGGCGTGGGCAAAAGCACTTTCACTGCAATTGTTGCCAGTGTACTGCATTTCCGAATGGGCTATAATGTCGCCGTGTTTGATTGTGATTACCCACAGTACAGCCTTATGCAGATGCGTGAAAGAGATTTGCAGTCAATCATGCATAATGAAATATTCAAAAAACTGGCATATCGCCAGTTCTCTACCATCAACAAAAAAGCCTATCCTATCATGCAATGCAGGGCAGATGAAGCTTTATCAGAAGCCGAGCGGTTTATCGAATCTTCATCGATTACTATTGATATTATCTTTTTTGATTTGCCTGGAACAGTGAATACATCAGGATTACTAAATACACTGGCGGGAATTCAACATATTTTTTCACCAATCACTGCGGATCGTTTGGTCATGGAAAGCACATTGAGGTTTACCGATGTGATGGCCAATGTATTGATGAAAAAAGGTAGCACGTCCATTGAGACCATTCAGTTGTTCTGGAATCAGGTGGACAGGCGTGAAAAATCGCCTTTATATGAATCTTACGAAAAGGTCATTACAGATCTCGGACTGCACCTTATGGATAGCAGAATTACAGATAGTAAACGATTTCGTAAAGAAAGTGAGTCCGTAGCTAAGACCATCTTCCGTTCTACTTTACTTCCACCTGATGAAAAGTTGATGAAAAGCTGTCATCTTGATTTGTTTATCGACGAATTTTTAAGAACAATCAAATTGTAA
- a CDS encoding DUF5710 domain-containing protein — MSIRINVPFSEKDSAKSKGAFWDKEEKTWFIPNHKDLSDFTQWLDNDEVSIIVRSPFYIAENLRDCYKCGDTTPVIALAAEKYYSLEHQDNDDGEDFEEWIFSAEFSFFSTPTYLNKEVTSLLNIKYPYYKIGYSRTFGGKYWANHCIHCNALQGDFHMHSEPGGEFCPTDIEECERLTLRLVNTKYDVEINANMSWSTNRNDILQYSKRTDTKEDKLISDRPTNAPAHQNISTASKAPNWLTPFTGILNKVFNK, encoded by the coding sequence ATGTCAATACGAATCAATGTCCCTTTTAGTGAAAAGGACAGCGCAAAATCGAAAGGTGCTTTCTGGGATAAAGAAGAAAAAACATGGTTTATTCCAAATCATAAAGATTTGAGTGATTTTACGCAATGGTTAGATAATGATGAGGTTTCTATCATTGTACGTTCGCCTTTTTATATCGCAGAGAATCTGAGAGACTGCTATAAATGTGGTGACACAACCCCAGTTATAGCATTGGCTGCCGAGAAGTACTATAGTTTAGAACATCAGGATAATGATGATGGTGAGGACTTTGAGGAATGGATATTTTCTGCTGAATTTTCGTTTTTTAGTACACCTACTTACCTAAATAAAGAAGTCACTAGCCTACTTAATATAAAGTACCCCTATTATAAAATAGGATATTCCAGAACCTTTGGGGGAAAATATTGGGCCAACCACTGCATTCACTGTAATGCTTTACAGGGAGATTTTCACATGCACTCGGAGCCAGGCGGTGAATTTTGCCCAACCGATATTGAAGAATGCGAACGATTAACCTTACGCTTAGTTAATACAAAATACGATGTAGAAATAAACGCAAATATGTCTTGGAGCACTAATAGAAATGATATACTTCAATATTCAAAGAGAACAGACACGAAAGAAGATAAATTAATAAGCGATAGACCAACAAATGCTCCAGCACATCAAAATATCTCCACGGCCAGCAAAGCTCCAAATTGGTTAACACCTTTTACGGGCATTCTGAATAAGGTATTTAACAAATAA
- a CDS encoding DUF3408 domain-containing protein, translating into MKKTSNRKKRAIANTSYKEVFLINRYPSGRNGKVVYIRPEYHERLLRLVQLTREEKTTLYSYIDNIFEHHFHEFGVDITDFFNERNKPIL; encoded by the coding sequence ATGAAAAAGACATCAAACAGGAAGAAAAGGGCAATAGCTAATACTTCGTACAAAGAGGTATTTCTAATTAACCGTTATCCATCGGGGCGCAATGGTAAAGTTGTATACATACGGCCTGAATATCACGAGCGGCTTCTTCGCCTTGTTCAATTAACCAGGGAAGAAAAGACGACACTTTATTCCTATATCGATAATATTTTTGAGCATCATTTCCATGAATTCGGAGTTGATATTACAGACTTTTTTAATGAGAGAAATAAACCTATCCTATGA